One Vallitalea pronyensis genomic region harbors:
- a CDS encoding glycoside hydrolase family 30 protein — MKKLWIETTEHKPWQEKRLEATQSTDENIQTLRITDNQGQTMDGFGGCFNELGWIALQKVDEKVRQTVIKELFDQDSGCRFNFCRLPIGASDYAAQWYSHNEHDDDFAMEQFSISRDYDYLIPYIQQAKKHVDHLKLFASPWSPPTWMKEPKAYNHGRLIMDDKVLKAYALYFLKFVKAYAEEGLTIGQIHVQNEPFADQKFPSCLWSGEQMRRFIGEYLGPLFAKEGMDTEIWLGTLNGPEQMSFGPGQIIINLFDNYVDHVMFDEKAKKYIKGIGYQWAGREAIQRTRDSYPDIKLMQTENECGDGQNSWVYARYVFNLMRHYLRNGVNSYTYWNMVLEPGGSSTWGWKQNALITINPETAQVIYNPEFYVMKHFSRFVDRGAVRLDVEGPWSGAAVAFKNPDGSHVVIVANHVQYSRKLAIKHKEDVYTVLLAPHSFHTFVM, encoded by the coding sequence ATGAAGAAATTATGGATAGAAACAACAGAACATAAACCATGGCAAGAAAAGCGATTAGAAGCCACACAATCAACAGATGAGAACATACAGACACTTAGGATTACAGATAACCAGGGTCAGACCATGGACGGCTTTGGTGGGTGTTTTAATGAACTTGGATGGATAGCGCTTCAAAAGGTGGATGAAAAAGTACGTCAAACAGTTATTAAGGAACTTTTTGACCAAGATAGTGGCTGTCGATTTAACTTCTGCCGATTACCCATCGGTGCCAGTGACTATGCAGCTCAGTGGTACAGCCACAATGAGCATGATGACGACTTTGCCATGGAGCAGTTTTCTATTAGCAGGGATTATGACTACTTAATTCCCTATATTCAGCAGGCAAAAAAGCATGTAGACCATTTGAAGCTGTTTGCTTCACCATGGAGTCCCCCTACTTGGATGAAGGAGCCCAAAGCCTATAACCATGGCCGTTTAATCATGGATGATAAAGTGTTAAAAGCTTATGCCCTTTACTTCCTAAAATTTGTCAAAGCTTATGCAGAGGAAGGTTTGACCATAGGGCAGATACATGTTCAAAATGAACCTTTTGCAGATCAGAAATTTCCATCTTGTTTATGGTCAGGGGAGCAGATGCGCAGGTTTATTGGTGAATACCTAGGACCCCTGTTTGCAAAAGAAGGTATGGACACTGAGATTTGGTTAGGCACCCTTAACGGTCCTGAGCAAATGTCATTTGGACCTGGACAAATCATAATCAATTTATTTGACAACTATGTGGATCATGTGATGTTCGATGAAAAAGCTAAAAAATACATTAAAGGTATTGGGTATCAGTGGGCAGGACGTGAAGCCATTCAACGTACCCGTGACAGTTATCCAGATATTAAGCTCATGCAGACAGAAAATGAATGTGGTGATGGGCAAAACAGTTGGGTATATGCCCGTTACGTCTTTAACTTAATGCGCCATTACTTAAGGAATGGTGTCAACAGTTATACCTATTGGAACATGGTACTAGAACCCGGTGGCAGCAGTACTTGGGGATGGAAACAGAACGCCTTAATTACAATTAATCCAGAGACAGCTCAAGTTATTTATAATCCTGAGTTTTATGTGATGAAACATTTTTCAAGATTTGTAGACAGAGGAGCTGTAAGGTTGGATGTAGAAGGACCCTGGTCAGGAGCAGCAGTAGCCTTCAAAAATCCAGATGGCAGTCATGTGGTCATTGTCGCCAATCATGTTCAGTATTCAAGGAAACTAGCTATAAAACACAAAGAGGATGTATACACTGTCCTGTTGGCACCTCATTCATTTCATACATTCGTTATGTAA
- a CDS encoding response regulator transcription factor — MLKAVIIDDEKWARKIILNFGKWQAYGIEIVGHADDGLQGLKLIEEKMPDIVITDMQMPNMDGVALLQTLEASDKAFKIIVISGYDDFDYMKQAIRSKVFEYILKPVDPVELNNALIRCVQALSHEHDTPVRALYDLISQQNLEQIIDQVKTLRPLLSGTDDQLVTSWIKRLTHELCAMDEEELFIIRLLHDYLLSAIREEMMDVLQHHKPTEELFDSLKRYVEKGSGIMSYMGEIETLIKQGIAYRKQLIMNSQKHVVELVKNYVDEAYREDISLSGIAGRFFVSKEYLSHAFKSKYGVTLGKYILKLKMEAAAQLLHIDVPHKEIAKQLGYKEATYFYKVFKKYYGCTPGEYKS; from the coding sequence ATGTTAAAAGCGGTGATTATAGATGATGAAAAATGGGCACGAAAAATTATTCTCAATTTTGGGAAGTGGCAAGCTTACGGCATTGAAATTGTAGGGCATGCAGATGATGGATTACAAGGTCTTAAACTCATTGAAGAAAAAATGCCTGATATTGTCATCACAGATATGCAGATGCCCAATATGGATGGGGTGGCTTTGTTACAAACCCTTGAAGCGTCCGATAAAGCTTTCAAAATTATTGTAATCAGTGGCTATGATGATTTTGACTATATGAAACAGGCCATACGCTCAAAAGTCTTTGAATATATATTAAAGCCAGTGGACCCAGTTGAATTAAACAATGCATTAATACGTTGTGTTCAGGCGTTAAGTCATGAGCATGATACCCCTGTACGGGCTCTTTATGACCTTATTAGTCAGCAAAACTTAGAACAGATTATTGATCAAGTTAAGACATTAAGACCTCTATTAAGTGGAACGGATGATCAGTTAGTGACCTCATGGATCAAGAGACTTACCCATGAATTATGTGCTATGGATGAAGAAGAATTATTTATTATACGACTGCTTCATGATTATTTACTATCTGCTATTCGAGAAGAAATGATGGATGTTTTACAACACCACAAACCAACAGAAGAGCTATTTGATAGCCTTAAACGTTATGTAGAAAAAGGTAGTGGTATTATGTCATACATGGGGGAGATTGAAACCTTAATAAAGCAAGGTATTGCCTACCGTAAACAGTTAATTATGAACAGTCAAAAACATGTTGTGGAATTGGTGAAAAACTATGTGGATGAAGCATATAGAGAAGATATAAGCCTCAGTGGTATTGCAGGGCGTTTCTTTGTCAGCAAAGAATATTTGAGCCATGCCTTTAAAAGCAAGTATGGGGTAACCTTAGGTAAATATATTCTGAAATTAAAAATGGAAGCAGCGGCCCAGTTATTGCATATAGACGTACCTCATAAAGAAATTGCAAAACAGCTGGGGTATAAAGAGGCTACCTATTTTTATAAAGTCTTTAAGAAATATTATGGCTGTACACCGGGTGAATATAAGTCATAG
- a CDS encoding flavodoxin domain-containing protein, translated as MMRKILITYMTKTNTTKEVGEAIAKILTENNLTVDLLPMSDVTNMDMYDGIIVGGPINGMRWVPEATSFIKENQQVLSQKKTALYFVAYLLHDGRKIWKKAIKSSLNASKKLINTSKTGMFGGKIEDIFPGIARFMFGVKKNAPLETIKWDNVRRWGEELADYFGSN; from the coding sequence ATGATGCGTAAAATACTCATCACCTATATGACCAAAACCAATACAACAAAAGAAGTCGGAGAAGCGATTGCTAAGATTCTTACTGAAAATAACCTAACTGTAGACCTATTACCTATGAGCGACGTAACCAACATGGACATGTATGATGGTATCATTGTCGGAGGGCCTATCAATGGTATGCGATGGGTGCCAGAAGCAACATCATTCATTAAAGAAAATCAACAGGTGTTAAGTCAAAAGAAAACGGCTCTTTATTTTGTTGCTTATCTATTACATGATGGAAGAAAAATATGGAAAAAAGCCATTAAGTCTAGTTTAAACGCATCGAAGAAGCTCATAAACACATCCAAAACAGGTATGTTTGGAGGTAAAATAGAAGACATTTTCCCAGGCATTGCAAGATTTATGTTTGGGGTTAAAAAGAATGCACCATTAGAAACGATAAAATGGGATAACGTTCGCAGATGGGGTGAGGAATTAGCTGATTATTTTGGTAGTAACTGA
- a CDS encoding carbohydrate ABC transporter permease: MMKKNVVNSVQVFMLLIMSVFFLFPIYIAVINAFKTDGEMARSILSLPQVLSFHNFITAFRKLDFLRTTFNTFIIASLSVIGIVITSSMAAYKITTSKLPAARFFYLLFVASMLIPFHSIMISLTRTAINLGVKGSLLGTVTIYIGLGVNMAIFLYSGFVKTIPMELEEAAVIDGCGPFRVYWHIIFPLLKPITATIAILDVLWIWNDFLLPLLMITNSKNYTLILSANKFFGKYEADWTSVLAGLLMTSLPLVIFYLIFQKHIVKGITAGSVKG; encoded by the coding sequence ATGATGAAAAAAAATGTAGTCAACAGCGTGCAAGTGTTTATGCTTTTAATCATGTCCGTATTTTTCCTTTTTCCTATCTATATAGCTGTTATCAATGCTTTCAAAACAGATGGGGAAATGGCTAGGTCTATTTTGTCACTGCCCCAGGTACTGAGCTTTCATAATTTCATTACTGCTTTTAGAAAGCTTGACTTTTTGAGGACCACTTTTAATACGTTTATCATTGCTTCCTTATCGGTCATTGGGATTGTCATCACCAGCTCCATGGCAGCTTACAAAATAACCACAAGTAAATTGCCAGCGGCAAGGTTCTTTTACCTGCTGTTTGTAGCTTCCATGTTGATTCCATTCCATTCGATTATGATTTCACTAACACGTACAGCCATTAACCTAGGAGTAAAAGGCAGCCTATTAGGAACCGTTACCATTTATATTGGTTTAGGCGTAAACATGGCTATCTTTCTATACAGCGGTTTTGTGAAAACTATACCCATGGAATTAGAAGAAGCAGCAGTTATCGATGGATGTGGCCCCTTTCGTGTCTACTGGCACATTATATTCCCATTGCTTAAGCCCATTACTGCAACCATTGCCATACTAGATGTCTTATGGATATGGAATGATTTTTTACTGCCCCTTTTGATGATTACCAACTCGAAAAATTACACGCTCATTCTGTCCGCTAATAAATTTTTTGGTAAATATGAAGCCGATTGGACAAGTGTGCTTGCAGGCTTGCTCATGACATCGTTACCACTGGTTATCTTTTACTTGATTTTTCAAAAACATATTGTAAAAGGAATCACGGCAGGATCGGTTAAAGGATAG
- the lpdA gene encoding dihydrolipoyl dehydrogenase, whose product MSIELKIDKLSGHEQQGVIGKIYKQAGDDIAKGDVLFTIESGKGTMKYTSKYTGVLESLDVDEGDTVKKNQVVGHIQGDENQCKQEASTAKAPKKQAYSFGIHTPAKEKIACDVLIIGGGPGGYVAAIRAAQLGKKVVLIEKDKLGGTCLNYGCIPTKALVQSVSVLGHIKESSHYGFDVPDVTININKVMGRKNDVVKQLVSGIQGLMDNNHIRVIHGEAHVKDDQTIGVKTKQLDATIHYQKMIIATGAVPIRIPIPGSDLCEVLTSKEVLELEEIPTSITIIGGGIIGMEIAFIMNALGVEVSVVEYLPSILACLDHDVSDVVRQSAIEKGIHIYDGAKAMGIRKTMNDKMITEIDINDKSYLISSDKVLMAVGRRANLESLDYDKLGVRLNEKGSGIDIDPFMRTSNDDIYAIGDITNKIQLAHVASHQGMIAAEHIAGMAHEMHYDVIPSAIFTMPEVGTVGLSEKEAQEKEQSVNVVKFPFFACGKAIAMNEPEGFVKLIVAEEDKRLLGGAIVGAHSTDLIATITQLIQDKVTVEEALKVVYAHPTLGESIHEALLMADDRGIHFG is encoded by the coding sequence ATGAGCATAGAACTAAAAATTGATAAACTTTCGGGTCACGAACAGCAAGGTGTTATCGGAAAAATATATAAACAAGCTGGCGATGACATTGCTAAAGGCGACGTGCTCTTTACCATTGAATCAGGTAAAGGAACCATGAAGTACACATCCAAGTATACAGGCGTCTTGGAGTCTCTTGATGTTGATGAAGGGGACACCGTTAAGAAAAATCAAGTTGTCGGCCATATACAGGGTGATGAAAATCAATGTAAGCAAGAAGCATCTACAGCAAAAGCACCTAAAAAACAAGCCTATTCCTTTGGTATTCATACACCAGCCAAAGAAAAGATAGCATGTGATGTACTGATTATTGGTGGAGGTCCTGGAGGATATGTTGCAGCAATAAGAGCCGCACAACTTGGGAAGAAAGTGGTGCTTATTGAAAAAGACAAATTAGGCGGTACATGCCTGAACTATGGCTGTATACCCACAAAGGCTTTGGTACAGAGTGTAAGTGTGCTAGGGCATATTAAAGAATCAAGCCACTATGGTTTTGATGTGCCAGACGTTACGATAAACATTAACAAAGTCATGGGAAGAAAGAATGATGTGGTTAAGCAGCTGGTGTCGGGTATACAAGGTTTAATGGATAATAACCATATTCGGGTCATCCACGGTGAAGCACATGTAAAAGATGATCAGACAATAGGTGTGAAAACAAAACAACTGGACGCCACCATTCATTACCAGAAAATGATCATTGCAACAGGTGCAGTACCCATTAGAATTCCTATTCCTGGCAGTGATTTATGTGAAGTCCTTACAAGTAAGGAAGTACTGGAACTTGAAGAGATTCCAACATCCATCACCATCATAGGTGGGGGTATCATTGGTATGGAAATAGCTTTTATTATGAATGCATTAGGTGTTGAAGTAAGTGTTGTGGAGTATCTTCCCAGCATATTGGCTTGCCTTGATCATGATGTTAGTGATGTGGTACGTCAATCTGCTATTGAAAAAGGCATCCATATATATGATGGTGCAAAAGCCATGGGTATTCGTAAAACCATGAATGATAAAATGATAACAGAAATTGATATCAACGATAAAAGCTATCTCATTAGCTCCGATAAAGTGTTAATGGCAGTTGGGCGAAGAGCGAATTTGGAAAGTTTGGATTATGACAAGCTAGGTGTGCGGTTAAATGAAAAAGGTAGTGGTATCGACATTGACCCATTCATGAGAACATCCAATGACGATATATATGCCATTGGGGATATCACCAATAAAATTCAATTAGCCCATGTAGCATCCCATCAAGGTATGATTGCAGCAGAACATATTGCAGGGATGGCACATGAGATGCACTATGATGTGATTCCTAGTGCTATCTTTACCATGCCAGAAGTGGGAACGGTTGGACTCAGTGAAAAAGAAGCCCAAGAAAAAGAACAATCCGTTAACGTTGTCAAATTTCCCTTTTTTGCCTGTGGTAAAGCCATTGCCATGAATGAACCAGAAGGCTTTGTTAAATTAATTGTAGCTGAAGAAGACAAAAGACTTCTTGGTGGTGCTATCGTAGGCGCTCACAGCACCGATTTAATTGCAACCATTACCCAACTAATACAAGACAAGGTAACAGTTGAAGAAGCGTTGAAAGTTGTCTACGCCCATCCTACTTTAGGAGAAAGTATTCATGAAGCACTCCTTATGGCTGATGATCGAGGTATACACTTTGGATAA
- a CDS encoding lipoate--protein ligase: MKHSLWLMIEVYTLDKLYKTVYMANGFDPAVNLAAEEYLMATCKENEVIMYLWQNEKTVVIGKHQNPLKECHMKRMKDDHIHLIRRKSGGGAVFHDLNNLNFTFIAHKKHYDEKKQFLVILRALKEYGINGCHTGRNDLTVNQMKFSGNAFMHQDHVSCHHGTLLVDAKLDELSLYLTPPTLKLQSKGIDSVRSRVTNLKAFNPTITVANLKDQLVRAFDQTYNGILSHHQMPTSQMLAPYVVKYNDWDWTFAESPKATVKHEKSFSWGHFSIEMAIKNGIIVNCMISTDALLDEPFLKFQDLLVGKKLKYKEMTILICDLFQDEQVKDGLIELMMNMCV, translated from the coding sequence ATGAAGCACTCCTTATGGCTGATGATCGAGGTATACACTTTGGATAAGCTCTATAAAACTGTTTATATGGCCAATGGTTTTGACCCAGCTGTGAATCTTGCTGCCGAAGAATATTTGATGGCTACATGCAAAGAAAATGAGGTCATCATGTACCTCTGGCAGAACGAAAAGACAGTCGTTATTGGAAAGCATCAAAACCCATTAAAAGAATGTCACATGAAGCGTATGAAAGATGATCATATCCATCTCATAAGACGAAAATCCGGTGGAGGTGCTGTTTTTCACGATCTTAATAATTTGAACTTTACCTTTATAGCCCATAAAAAACATTATGATGAAAAAAAACAGTTTCTTGTGATTCTAAGGGCTTTAAAAGAATATGGTATTAACGGTTGTCATACAGGTAGAAATGATTTAACCGTGAACCAAATGAAATTTTCAGGGAATGCCTTTATGCATCAAGACCATGTAAGCTGCCATCATGGAACACTTTTAGTGGATGCCAAATTAGATGAACTGAGCTTATATTTGACACCACCCACATTGAAATTACAGAGTAAAGGGATTGATTCCGTTCGTTCAAGGGTTACCAACTTAAAAGCTTTTAACCCCACAATTACAGTAGCGAATCTAAAGGACCAATTGGTACGAGCCTTTGACCAGACATATAATGGGATACTAAGTCATCACCAAATGCCTACTAGCCAAATGCTAGCACCCTATGTGGTCAAGTATAACGATTGGGACTGGACCTTTGCAGAAAGTCCCAAAGCAACTGTAAAACACGAAAAAAGCTTTTCATGGGGCCACTTCTCCATTGAAATGGCCATAAAAAACGGCATCATTGTAAATTGCATGATCAGTACAGATGCACTACTGGATGAACCATTTTTAAAGTTTCAAGATTTATTGGTTGGTAAAAAGTTAAAATATAAAGAGATGACAATCTTAATCTGTGATTTGTTTCAAGATGAGCAAGTTAAAGATGGGTTAATAGAACTTATGATGAATATGTGTGTATAG
- a CDS encoding carbohydrate ABC transporter permease — MIKKNKRKEWKVLLLFLLPSLIFYALFMVVPVIMGMSYSFTDWNGLNPDYQFVGLKNFVDALTRDKYFLDSMKFTIKYVVVMVTLTNVIGLLLAVFIDKRIKTKNMFRTIFFLPNMISFIIGAYIWQFIFRKVLGELARHNLLGFLDQPWLGNPNFSFWAIVMMSLWTSVGYVMVIYIAALQGVPAEYKEAAKVDGASGLQVFFKVTLPMIMHAVSINLFLMLNNSFKAFDQIYGLTGGGPGRSTQVMSLNVYEEAFSSYYRYGYANAKAIILFLFVLVITLIQLKFTRRKEIKV; from the coding sequence ATGATTAAGAAAAATAAGAGAAAAGAATGGAAGGTGTTGCTGCTCTTTCTGCTGCCTTCTCTGATATTTTATGCCCTTTTTATGGTCGTTCCAGTAATCATGGGTATGTCCTATAGCTTTACAGATTGGAATGGTTTGAACCCTGACTATCAGTTTGTGGGGTTAAAGAATTTTGTTGATGCCTTAACAAGGGATAAATATTTTTTGGATTCCATGAAGTTTACCATAAAATATGTGGTTGTTATGGTCACGCTGACCAATGTCATCGGTCTTCTATTGGCAGTTTTCATTGATAAGCGCATCAAGACCAAGAACATGTTTCGTACCATATTTTTTCTGCCCAATATGATCAGTTTTATCATTGGAGCGTATATTTGGCAGTTTATATTCAGAAAAGTTTTAGGGGAGCTTGCCCGTCATAACCTACTGGGATTTTTGGATCAGCCTTGGCTTGGTAACCCTAATTTTTCTTTTTGGGCTATTGTGATGATGTCCTTGTGGACCAGTGTAGGGTATGTGATGGTGATTTATATTGCAGCGCTTCAAGGTGTGCCAGCTGAATATAAAGAAGCGGCTAAAGTAGATGGTGCTAGTGGGTTACAGGTATTTTTTAAAGTAACGTTACCCATGATTATGCATGCTGTAAGTATCAATCTGTTCTTAATGCTCAATAATTCTTTTAAAGCCTTTGATCAGATTTACGGTTTAACTGGAGGAGGTCCTGGCAGGTCCACACAGGTCATGTCTCTTAATGTGTATGAAGAAGCATTTTCCAGTTATTATCGTTATGGCTATGCCAATGCAAAAGCGATTATTCTGTTCCTTTTTGTCCTTGTCATAACCCTTATACAGCTGAAATTTACTAGGAGGAAGGAGATTAAGGTATGA
- a CDS encoding ABC transporter substrate-binding protein: MKKLIVGIMLVILVVTGCAGKTSQEDTNGGGSSNESKPEKVKLNLLIAQPRFREQYETYLDAFVEKYEAEKGIKVTYELEMPSADTAGEILKTRLSTSDDLDIFNIHAINDKAQYDKAGYLEDLSGEAWVEGLYDSAREAVMVNDKVIALPLESLSWGILYNKDLFDELGLQPALTMTDMKSNIEAIKAAGKMPFLASYNEAWIPQLFLSLTVGAFSNTSNTDFVEQMNADQASFSDIQDMFHIIDLVHENANTDGLEIGGTDGCAEFASGDYGMWVQGPWFSSTILESDPDFNIGVAPLPVNDNADASMINASVSTSLAVNALSKNKEVAKDLVAYFLNPDTSTDFFTATQFNPLSSIHAFEIYPWVNEAIAYVEQGKSYVDASIPPAVKDEAGKVLQSYYAGIATQEDVIMALDEAWKMFNEINQ, encoded by the coding sequence ATGAAAAAACTGATAGTAGGTATCATGCTTGTTATATTGGTTGTAACAGGGTGTGCAGGAAAAACGTCTCAGGAAGATACCAATGGTGGTGGCAGTTCTAACGAGAGCAAGCCTGAAAAGGTAAAGTTAAACTTATTAATTGCTCAACCACGCTTTAGAGAGCAATATGAAACCTATTTAGATGCTTTTGTGGAAAAGTATGAAGCGGAGAAAGGCATAAAGGTTACGTATGAGTTAGAAATGCCAAGTGCAGATACAGCAGGTGAAATTTTGAAAACAAGACTATCAACCAGTGATGACCTAGATATATTTAATATTCATGCCATTAATGATAAAGCACAATACGATAAAGCGGGTTATCTAGAAGATTTATCCGGTGAAGCATGGGTAGAAGGTTTATACGATAGTGCGCGAGAAGCAGTAATGGTCAATGATAAGGTAATAGCTCTTCCACTGGAAAGTTTATCATGGGGTATACTCTATAATAAAGATCTATTTGATGAGTTGGGACTTCAACCTGCTTTAACCATGACTGATATGAAAAGTAACATAGAGGCTATAAAAGCAGCAGGTAAAATGCCGTTTTTGGCCTCTTACAATGAAGCATGGATTCCACAACTTTTCTTATCCTTAACAGTAGGTGCTTTCTCTAACACAAGCAACACGGATTTTGTAGAGCAAATGAACGCAGATCAGGCTTCTTTTTCTGATATTCAAGACATGTTTCATATCATTGATTTGGTCCATGAAAATGCCAATACAGATGGACTGGAAATTGGTGGTACAGATGGTTGTGCGGAATTTGCATCGGGTGATTATGGCATGTGGGTTCAAGGACCTTGGTTTTCATCCACCATTCTGGAATCCGATCCTGATTTTAATATAGGTGTAGCGCCCCTGCCTGTGAATGATAATGCCGATGCGTCCATGATTAATGCATCTGTTTCCACATCACTTGCGGTGAATGCCTTGAGTAAAAACAAAGAAGTTGCAAAAGATTTAGTGGCTTATTTTCTTAATCCTGACACATCCACGGATTTCTTTACAGCAACTCAGTTTAATCCCTTATCATCCATCCATGCCTTTGAGATCTATCCTTGGGTTAATGAGGCCATTGCCTATGTGGAACAAGGAAAATCTTATGTGGATGCAAGCATTCCTCCTGCCGTTAAGGATGAAGCAGGTAAAGTGTTGCAATCCTACTATGCAGGTATTGCTACCCAAGAAGATGTCATCATGGCATTGGATGAAGCTTGGAAGATGTTTAATGAAATTAACCAATAA
- a CDS encoding sensor histidine kinase, translated as MKIKYFVKKHLLTPLTRSIRMKFLILTTILAIAPLVMATVRFSHHSKDVMEKEIFRQNDIKLEWVDKEFYEDSNRIKESMTAFYFDSNIKYYISKLKLSESWQAKSNAFFMTKLNAFLYANYRDFTEVQFYTFESQLVFMVSHEENFLAEDISDDELYQNPFFNQHGQMFYLQDAKGRNRLDGPYVTKIYKRFEDQSIIGALVVKLNWNLFEKAVELLDADEGNKIFFCNGEGQVIFPYVEKQYDDYQVKRIMHHVKGLDEGSRFILDDDYVFFQEVLDDLYVIKTIPVRVAHNFYLKTFQSQLDIIFITGFLIILLTLFIGVKLTKPVRSLTQSMQNVEVILKGDTIPKSIVKTHDEIKVLEQSYLFMMQKIRNLIDEEYKQRIEMQSAQLMALQAQINPHFMYNTLQMIGSMAVDKGVLEIYDVIGAFSKMLRYNMQLTEEMVTMEQELENVRHYLQIQDKRFDKKLTVHYDVDQALYSCLIPKLSIQPMVENSFKYGFKKTEQEWQIGIKVYQREEKLMVEIRDNGQGIQQDRLLQIRGDLRSETGTIFGHSENLGLKNIEARIKLYFGKEYGLCIESNQEWGTCVTMSMGMLSKERELQDVKSGDYR; from the coding sequence ATGAAGATAAAGTATTTCGTAAAAAAACATCTATTGACACCGTTAACACGCAGTATCCGTATGAAATTTTTGATACTGACAACAATTCTTGCAATTGCTCCTCTTGTTATGGCTACGGTAAGGTTCAGCCATCATTCAAAAGATGTTATGGAAAAAGAGATTTTTCGGCAGAATGATATAAAATTGGAATGGGTAGACAAGGAGTTTTATGAAGATTCCAATCGTATTAAAGAATCCATGACGGCCTTTTATTTTGATAGCAATATCAAATATTACATTTCTAAGCTAAAACTAAGTGAAAGCTGGCAGGCAAAAAGTAATGCTTTTTTTATGACCAAGCTTAATGCATTTTTATATGCGAATTATAGAGATTTCACAGAAGTGCAATTTTATACATTTGAGAGTCAGCTGGTTTTTATGGTATCTCATGAAGAAAATTTCCTTGCTGAAGATATAAGCGATGACGAATTGTATCAAAATCCTTTTTTTAATCAACATGGTCAAATGTTCTATTTACAAGATGCTAAAGGAAGGAACAGACTTGATGGACCATATGTCACCAAAATATATAAGCGTTTTGAAGACCAAAGTATCATCGGTGCATTGGTGGTCAAGTTAAATTGGAATCTGTTTGAGAAAGCAGTGGAGCTCTTAGATGCGGATGAAGGAAATAAAATCTTTTTTTGTAATGGAGAAGGACAGGTTATTTTCCCATATGTAGAAAAACAATATGATGATTATCAAGTGAAAAGAATAATGCATCACGTAAAAGGATTAGATGAAGGCAGTCGATTCATATTGGATGATGATTATGTTTTTTTTCAAGAAGTATTAGATGACCTGTATGTCATTAAAACCATTCCTGTCCGTGTTGCTCATAATTTCTATCTCAAAACCTTTCAATCCCAATTGGATATTATTTTTATTACGGGATTTTTAATTATTCTGCTAACCTTATTCATCGGCGTGAAGTTGACCAAACCTGTACGTTCCCTAACACAGTCCATGCAAAATGTAGAGGTGATTCTAAAAGGAGATACCATACCCAAAAGTATTGTGAAGACCCATGATGAAATTAAAGTGCTGGAGCAAAGTTATCTGTTTATGATGCAAAAGATTAGGAATCTTATTGATGAGGAATACAAACAGAGAATTGAAATGCAATCGGCACAGCTTATGGCATTACAAGCTCAAATCAATCCACATTTTATGTACAACACCCTTCAGATGATTGGATCAATGGCAGTGGATAAAGGTGTATTGGAAATCTATGATGTGATTGGTGCTTTTAGCAAGATGCTTCGATATAATATGCAGCTGACAGAAGAAATGGTGACAATGGAACAAGAATTAGAAAATGTACGCCATTACCTTCAAATACAAGATAAACGTTTTGATAAAAAACTAACGGTTCATTATGATGTAGATCAAGCGCTTTATTCCTGTTTGATTCCCAAACTATCTATCCAGCCTATGGTAGAGAACTCCTTTAAGTATGGTTTTAAGAAGACAGAACAAGAATGGCAGATTGGTATCAAGGTATATCAAAGGGAAGAAAAACTAATGGTTGAAATAAGGGATAATGGACAAGGTATACAGCAAGATAGATTACTGCAAATAAGAGGAGACTTAAGAAGTGAAACAGGTACGATCTTTGGTCATTCAGAAAATCTAGGATTGAAAAATATTGAGGCTCGCATTAAACTCTATTTTGGAAAAGAATATGGGCTATGCATTGAAAGTAACCAAGAATGGGGAACGTGTGTTACTATGTCAATGGGAATGCTATCAAAGGAAAGGGAGTTGCAGGATGTTAAAAGCGGTGATTATAGATGA